The Pleuronectes platessa chromosome 13, fPlePla1.1, whole genome shotgun sequence genome includes a window with the following:
- the zeb1a gene encoding zinc finger E-box-binding homeobox 1, whose product MADGPRCKRRKQANPKRSSVTDFNNGLEASSDSDDEDKLHIVEEESLQEPEAAAAAAATTTTATAAIKVEVTTPQDSHDATATVLPPNGSWKEVKEEYVSEEEEEEAAKDALVEEILQQGDTAVIYPEAPDDEQSPVETGGADENGTPNSFSALHTCPYCSRGYKRNASLKEHIKYRHETSEDNYSCSHCSYTFTYRSQLERHMSHHRGTRDHRHVTQCVGGTGGPRKFKCTECSKAFKYKHHLKEHLRIHSGEKPYECSNCKKRFSHSGSYSSHISSKKCVGSALGFPNGATRTLIKPAPPTAQTTPVVIAPARIILKEKTESKPLQEQLPITQIKSEPVEYSCKPVMAAPATSTNGVVNGGVSGTAAAPATSIPQGMAMVVPTVGLMSPISINLSDLQNVLKVALDGNVLRQVLGTANGVVTQGKHGIVLQQSQQQIISLPAFVDHDGNTKIIINYSITPAPGTTAATTQPFVIKNNPPLTVTSIAAAPSPSITGKASTPEAADLSLVKTEPEDSVPVSGEAASRTDVDNLETSDFAQLPKANGTSSCLLCEECPDNLEALHLLQHRKAANGEAVDSAALDPSFAALLNEAGVTLEEPPVEDIVSLLKTYFASNANPRDRELTKISEDVDVPLDVVRKWFAKMKKLGKSCGNTKAAVSKRARTRSSISADTRNQNGEGETHSRSTSPSDSTSHSLSSGGLVIVKSEPEDPEYPDSQAQPLDLSLPKHIEAAAAAGKITIIKPPTKQEQPLNLTCLRKEQLAGRTIYVTTAQSGNPVNIMSAAQLPTLVAIAGQSTVRCISAINTTTKRTILIPQLTYTYATTPGSASGAKTVVLNGHKEEKRLDSGSDGLSAVEESTDLESAGKKRRMENGVYPCDLCSKVFQKGSSLLRHKYEHTGKRPHECTICKKAFKHKHHLIEHTRLHSGEKPYECDKCGKRFSHSGSYSQHMNHRYSYCKKDGSPPGPHPLLGKGHSELGSPGTGPQSDSRTTTPPSQLDSDERESEEEEEEEEDEDDEAMCMDDIRVVQVDDGDCEIYEGNFDDDDDEEEEEVADEETLREEEALRQKEKEFVCDVVEVELGDEDMEEEQEAAGGETEETEDCEANTDKSIREGSDGIEPTEEGQVVTDAK is encoded by the exons TGACAGACTTCAACAATGGCTTGGAGGCCAGTTCGGACTCGGACGACGAGGACAAGCTACACAtcgtggaggaggagagcctgCAGGAGCCGGAGGCCgccgctgctgccgccgccaccaccaccaccgccaccgccGCCATCAAGGTGGAGGTGACCACGCCACAGGACAGCCATGACGCCACCGCAACAGTATTACCCCCCAACGGCTCCTGGAAAGAAG tgaagGAGGAGTATGTgtccgaggaggaggaagaggaggcagcgaAGGATGCACTAGTGGAGGAGATCCTCCAGCAGGGAGACACAGCCGTCATCTATCCTGAAGCCCCCGATGACGAGCAGAGTCCGGTGGAGACAGGAGGCGCCGATGAGAACG GCACCCCCAACTCCTTCTCCGCGTTGCACACTTGCCCGTACTGCTCCCGGGGCTACAAGCGCAACGCCTCGCTGAAGGAGCACATCAAGTATCGCCACGAGACCAGCGAGGACAACTACAGCTGCTCCCACTGCAGCTACACCTTCACCTACCGCTCGCAGCTGGAGCGGCACATGAGCCACCACCGAGGCACCAGGGATCAT CGTCACGTTACCCAGTGTGTCGGAGGAACAGGTGGTCCACGCAAGTTCAAGTGCACCGAATGCTCCAAGGCCTTCAAGTACAAGCACCACCTGAAGGAGCATCTGCGCATTCACAGCG GTGAGAAACCCTACGAATGCTCAAACTGCAAGAAGCGCTTCTCCCACTCCGGCTCCTACAGCTCCCACATCAGCAGTAAGAAGTGTGTTGGCTCCGCCCTCGGGTTCCCCAATGGCGCCACCAGGACGTTGATCAAACCCGCCCCCCCCACCGCCCAGACCACACCCGTTGTGATCGCCCCGGCCCGCATCATCCTGAAAGAGAAGACCGAGAGCAAACCCCTCCAGGAGCAGCTGCCCATCACCCAGATCAAGTCCGAACCCGTGGAGTACTCGTGTAAGCCCGTGATGGCGGCGCCGGCCACTTCCACCAACGGCGTGGTGAACGGGGGGGTCTCCGGGACGGCCGCGGCCCCGGCTACATCCATTCCTCAGGGTATGGCCATGGTGGTGCCGACGGTGGGCCTGATGTCGCCCATCAGCATCAACCTGAGCGATCTGCAGAACGTCCTCAAGGTGGCGCTGGACGGCAACGTGCTGCGTCAGGTGCTGGGCACGGCCAACGGGGTGGTGACGCAGGGGAAGCACGGAATTGTGCTCCAGCAGTCGCAGCAGCAGATCATCAGCCTGCCGGCGTTTGTGGATCACGACGGCAACACAAAGATCATCATAAACTACAGCATCACCCCGGCACCCGGCACCACCGCCGCCACCACCCAGCCGTTTGTAATCAAGAACAATCCCCCTCTCACTGTGACTAGCATCGCCGCggccccctccccctccatcaCCGGTAAGGCCTCCACCCCCGAGGCGGCCGATCTCTCACTCGTGAAGACGGAGCCGGAGGATTCGGTGCCCGTCTCAGGCGAGGCGGCCTCACGGACAGATGTGGACAATTTAGAAACTTCAGACTTTGCTCAGTTGCCAAAAGCCAACGGCACCAGTTCATGTTTACTATGTGAGGAGTGTCCCGACAACCTGGAGgcgctgcacctcctccagcaCCGCAAGGCCGCCAACGGGGAGGCGGTGGACTCGGCCGCCCTGGACCCCTCGTTCGCCGCCCTGCTGAACGAGGCGGGGGTGACGCTGGAGGAGCCGCCCGTGGAGGACATCGTGTCCCTGCTCAAGACCTACTTCGCCTCGAACGCCAACCCCAGAGACCGGGAGCTGACCAAGATCTCAGAGGACGTGGATGTTCCCCTGGACGTGGTCAGGAAGTGGTTTgccaaaatgaaaaaactgGGCAAAAGCTGCGGTAACACTAAAGCAGCGGTTTCCAAACGGGCTCGGACCAGAAGCTCCATCTCAGCAGACACTAGGAACCagaatggagagggagagacgcaTTCTAGAAGCACTTCTCCTTCAGACTCCACCTCACACAGCCTCAGCAGCGGGGGCCTGGTCATCGTTAAGAGCGAACCAGAGGACCCCGAGTACCCGGACTCTCAGGCGCAGCCCCTGGACCTGTCGCTTCCCAAACACATcgaggcggcagcagcagccgggaAAATCACCATCATCAAGCCTCCGACCAAACAGGAGCAGCCGCTGAACCTGACCTGCCTGAGGAAGGAGCAGCTCGCCGGCCGCACCATCTACGTCACCACGGCTCAGAGCGGGAACCCGGTGAACATCATGTCCGCGGCTCAGCTGCCCACGCTGGTGGCCATCGCCGGTCAGAGCACGGTGCGGTGTATCAGTGCCATCAACACCACGACCAAGAGAACCATCCTCATCCCCCAGCTCACCTACACCTACGCCACTACGCCCGGGAGCGCCTCCGGGGCCAAGACCGTCGTGCTCAACGGACACAAG GAGGAGAAACGTCTGGACAGCGGCTCGGACGGCTTGTCCGCGGTGGAGGAGTCCACAGACCTGGAGTCAGCCGGGAAGAAGCGGCGGATGGAGAACGGCGTGTACCCGTGTGACCTCTGCTCCAAGGTCTTCCAGAAGGGCAGCTCCCTGCTCAGGCACAAATACGAACACACAG gaAAGCGGCCTCATGAGTGCACCATCTGCAAGAAGGCCTTCAAACACAAGCACCACCTGATCGAGCACACGCGGCTGCACTCGGGGGAGAAACCCTACGAGTGCGACAAGTGCGGCAAACGCTTCTCCCACTCGGGCTCCTACTCCCAGCACATGAACCACCGCTACTCCTACTGCAAGAAGGACGGCTCCCCCCCCGGCCCCCACCCGCTGCTGGGCAAGGGCCACTCGGAGCTCGGCAGCCCCGGCACCGGGCCGCAGTCGGACAGCCGgaccaccacccccccctcccagctgGACTCAGACGAGCgggagagcgaggaggaggaggaggaggaggaggacgaagacgaCGAGGCCATGTGCATGGACGACATCAGGGTCGTGCAGGTGGACGACGGCGACTGTGAGATCTACGAGGGGAACttcgatgatgatgatgacgaggaggaggaggaggtggccgaTGAAGAGACTCttagggaggaggaggcgctgaGACAAAAGGAGAAGGAGTTTGTGTGCGACGTGGTGGAGGTCGAGCTGGGGGACgaagacatggaggaggaacaggaagcTGCGGGGggggagacggaggagacggAAGACTGTGAAGCAAATACGGACAAAAGCATCAGGGAGGGGTCTGACGGCATCGAACCCACGGAGGAAGGACAGGTGGTGACAGacgccaaataa